From one Leptospira noumeaensis genomic stretch:
- a CDS encoding bactofilin family protein, which translates to MALVKNQTEVTNSTIGENSYFNGKFFINGSLKIDGKFEGKSLQAEHLYIGVTGKVKTNITAASVIVEGIVAGNVTARNRVMLLPTSKILGDIKTPELIIQNGVILEGRCMISNDLKHSAKDLIELEYSKDSLSVEKIFGKQPNAKE; encoded by the coding sequence ATGGCATTAGTCAAAAATCAGACCGAAGTTACCAATTCAACGATTGGTGAGAATTCTTACTTCAATGGTAAATTCTTTATCAATGGATCTTTAAAAATTGACGGTAAATTCGAGGGAAAATCCCTCCAAGCCGAACACCTTTACATCGGTGTTACAGGAAAGGTCAAAACCAATATCACTGCTGCCAGTGTCATCGTAGAAGGGATTGTTGCCGGAAACGTCACAGCAAGAAACCGAGTGATGCTCCTTCCTACTTCCAAAATTCTCGGAGACATCAAAACTCCAGAGCTCATCATCCAAAATGGGGTGATCTTGGAAGGTCGTTGTATGATCTCCAACGACCTCAAACACAGCGCCAAAGACTTAATTGAATTGGAATACTCAAAAGATTCTTTAAGTGTTGAGAAGATTTTTGGGAAACAACCAAACGCAAAAGAATAA
- a CDS encoding LBF_1011 family protein — MSLQTEYKLQWPEYRIEFHLRPHIPKTATLPELWPALRAFFSGSQSRFANYLYYLSTDFSGGFSLCSILGENEANIRFSDPRLISPSPFPKDTLEQIWKLCQNREFEEMEREDWELIGFGHLYLGNTKEFRNWVLKTKEFFGQTDDNRRFLFLLGWESSEFPFENSILHILVEYVKGNRDVLNFKTLTDAVIVDSHWQISGVLFHAIETGWFTGEETFRFWKFLIGFYAEWEDWEKQKFRSVSLGKIPAFPALRYAKRYFPQDTFLSYQVELETNLRGDWTYGDGFGYELTHQMDPFVETIVRFRTDKEKFEDELKNELIKRPYSYFINLQLAFISFVKKENQIFLEFYKKAGRLKYLPLALNLYWRVLKSNGEEVLAKSIERTLIATGESTNIPEGWE, encoded by the coding sequence ATGAGCTTACAAACAGAATACAAACTGCAATGGCCGGAATATCGGATTGAATTCCACCTAAGGCCTCATATTCCAAAAACGGCGACACTGCCGGAGCTTTGGCCTGCTTTACGTGCCTTCTTTTCAGGCAGTCAGTCTCGTTTTGCAAACTATCTATACTATCTATCGACCGATTTTTCCGGGGGGTTCAGCCTTTGTTCCATTTTGGGCGAAAATGAGGCAAACATTCGGTTTTCAGATCCTAGGCTCATCAGTCCAAGTCCCTTTCCGAAAGATACTTTGGAGCAGATTTGGAAACTTTGCCAAAACCGTGAGTTTGAAGAAATGGAAAGAGAGGATTGGGAACTCATTGGGTTTGGACATTTGTATTTGGGAAATACCAAAGAGTTTCGCAATTGGGTTTTGAAAACCAAAGAATTTTTCGGCCAAACCGATGACAACCGTAGGTTTTTATTTTTGCTCGGTTGGGAATCCTCAGAGTTCCCATTTGAAAACTCCATATTGCATATATTAGTTGAATATGTAAAAGGGAATCGGGATGTTTTAAATTTCAAAACACTAACTGATGCAGTCATTGTCGATTCCCATTGGCAAATTTCAGGTGTTTTATTTCATGCGATTGAAACAGGCTGGTTTACTGGAGAAGAAACATTCCGATTTTGGAAGTTTCTCATTGGATTTTACGCGGAATGGGAAGATTGGGAAAAACAAAAATTTCGTTCGGTATCTCTTGGAAAAATCCCTGCTTTCCCCGCATTACGATATGCAAAAAGGTATTTTCCACAGGATACATTTTTATCATACCAAGTGGAATTGGAAACGAACTTACGCGGAGACTGGACTTATGGTGATGGATTTGGTTATGAACTGACCCACCAAATGGATCCCTTTGTGGAAACCATCGTAAGGTTTCGAACAGACAAAGAAAAATTTGAAGATGAATTAAAAAACGAACTCATAAAAAGACCTTATTCTTATTTTATCAATTTACAATTGGCTTTTATTAGTTTCGTGAAAAAAGAAAACCAAATCTTTTTGGAATTTTATAAAAAAGCAGGACGACTCAAATATTTACCTTTGGCTCTCAATTTGTATTGGAGAGTTTTGAAATCAAACGGCGAAGAGGTTCTTGCAAAATCCATTGAACGAACGTTAATAGCGACAGGCGAATCCACAAACATTCCTGAAGGTTGGGAATAA
- a CDS encoding PdxA family dehydrogenase, giving the protein MKTILISEGDPTSINYELVVSAFPHLLALGKHYRIYLVRGPHNQNIPSLPNLTKPSAEPGFYSLTWTDSKKTRSFVLGKPSKTSGQMAYDSLLAAMDLQKELGADLITLPLSKEWVQKAGIKGFRGHTETLAEYYKRPTFMMMSGEKLNVIPLTTHVPLKDVVKELKKFSWKELSKALTRSPFLKNPKIAYLGLNPHAGEGGKIGEEESTILARGVQVLSKAKFSVEGPLSADSAFLPGAKTYDLYLAGYHDQGLIPFKLLEGKKGVNITLGLDFTRISPDHGTAFDIAGKGIADPTGLISCLERLTENIKTNS; this is encoded by the coding sequence TTGAAAACCATTCTGATTTCGGAAGGCGATCCAACAAGTATCAACTACGAACTTGTGGTTTCAGCCTTCCCTCATTTGTTAGCCTTAGGGAAACACTACCGCATCTATCTAGTCCGCGGCCCCCACAACCAAAACATTCCTTCTCTTCCCAATTTGACAAAACCCAGTGCCGAACCTGGATTCTATTCACTCACTTGGACAGATTCTAAAAAAACTCGTTCCTTTGTCCTGGGAAAACCTTCCAAAACTTCCGGCCAGATGGCCTATGATTCGCTTCTCGCCGCCATGGACTTACAAAAGGAACTTGGGGCGGATCTTATCACTTTGCCTCTCTCTAAGGAGTGGGTGCAGAAAGCGGGGATCAAAGGATTTCGGGGTCATACGGAAACTCTCGCCGAGTATTACAAACGACCTACCTTTATGATGATGTCAGGGGAAAAATTAAACGTCATTCCCTTAACCACCCATGTTCCTTTGAAGGATGTGGTAAAAGAATTAAAAAAGTTTTCTTGGAAGGAACTGAGTAAGGCACTTACTCGTTCTCCCTTTTTAAAAAATCCCAAAATTGCCTATTTGGGTCTGAACCCTCATGCCGGGGAAGGGGGAAAGATTGGGGAAGAGGAATCCACCATTTTAGCCCGCGGTGTTCAGGTTCTGAGCAAAGCAAAGTTTTCTGTCGAAGGACCACTTTCTGCAGATTCTGCTTTTTTACCAGGAGCCAAAACGTACGATTTGTATTTAGCGGGTTACCATGACCAAGGCCTAATCCCATTTAAATTGCTTGAAGGGAAGAAGGGAGTCAATATAACCTTAGGTCTGGATTTTACCCGGATCTCCCCCGACCATGGAACAGCCTTTGACATCGCGGGAAAAGGGATAGCAGATCCAACGGGACTCATTTCCTGTTTAGAACGACTCACGGAGAATATAAAAACAAATTCATGA
- a CDS encoding DegT/DnrJ/EryC1/StrS family aminotransferase, translating to MAVPFIDIKRFEPGFLDTWNEKVKSMSVNAQFIGGNEVTDLEAGLATWAETKYAIGCANGTDALQLALRAVGVGRGDKVLLPDSTFWATFEAVVNVGGDPYTVDTNPTDLQMDFQVFKEAVEKVKPKAALVVHLYGWGTANIEDLRKFCKEKNVALIEDGAQCFGVKYNGKSLYKDALISTTSFYPAKVLGAAGDGGAVFTNDEELSIVTRRLVNHGRTSHYEHGLVGWNSRLDSLQAAFLNLSLKHLQARIDSRKKAQDVYYKELPGLGIGVIKPPKGYDENGYCNVTLVDPEVRPKIEAVLKDKGIGFGNIYPGAMSDQPGAKPYLVERFGKDGNAARISKSVLNFPLFAYMTDSELDEVFSAIKAYNANK from the coding sequence ATGGCAGTTCCATTTATAGATATCAAACGATTTGAACCAGGTTTTTTGGACACCTGGAATGAAAAAGTAAAGTCCATGTCCGTAAACGCACAGTTTATCGGTGGAAACGAAGTGACAGACTTGGAAGCAGGTCTTGCAACTTGGGCTGAGACAAAGTATGCCATTGGTTGTGCCAATGGAACCGATGCTTTGCAACTCGCGCTTCGTGCAGTGGGCGTGGGTCGTGGTGATAAAGTTTTGTTACCGGATTCAACATTTTGGGCAACCTTTGAAGCTGTTGTGAATGTGGGTGGTGATCCTTATACTGTGGATACCAATCCTACTGACTTACAAATGGATTTCCAAGTATTTAAGGAGGCAGTCGAAAAAGTAAAACCAAAGGCTGCTCTTGTGGTTCATTTGTATGGATGGGGAACAGCAAATATTGAAGACCTTCGAAAGTTCTGCAAAGAAAAAAACGTAGCTCTCATTGAAGATGGGGCACAATGTTTCGGAGTCAAATACAATGGAAAGTCTTTATACAAAGATGCTCTGATCTCCACAACTTCCTTTTATCCTGCAAAGGTGTTAGGTGCCGCTGGTGATGGTGGTGCTGTATTTACCAATGACGAAGAATTATCGATTGTCACACGCCGCCTTGTCAACCACGGCAGAACATCTCATTATGAACATGGACTTGTGGGTTGGAACTCTAGACTTGATTCCTTGCAAGCTGCTTTTCTTAATTTATCTTTGAAACACTTACAAGCAAGAATTGATTCACGTAAAAAAGCACAAGATGTCTATTACAAAGAACTTCCAGGTCTTGGAATTGGTGTCATAAAACCTCCTAAAGGTTATGACGAAAATGGTTACTGTAACGTGACTTTGGTGGATCCAGAAGTTCGTCCAAAAATTGAAGCAGTTCTGAAAGACAAAGGAATTGGATTTGGAAATATCTATCCAGGGGCTATGTCTGACCAACCAGGTGCAAAACCATACCTCGTCGAAAGATTTGGAAAGGATGGAAATGCAGCTAGAATCTCTAAATCCGTTCTTAATTTCCCTCTGTTTGCTTATATGACAGATTCGGAGCTTGATGAAGTGTTTAGCGCAATTAAAGCATATAACGCTAACAAATAA